The genomic stretch TCTCCTTTGGGTCTGAAATCAAGCGGATTTTCTGCGGACAATCATGCGTTCTGCCGTAGTCGCAATCTCCCGCGCACGAGCTGAGCAAATGGCAGCGGGAAGTTCGAAGCGTCGGCGTGATTCGAGCATCGTGATGACGTCGCCAAATCGGATGCCTTCAATGATCCATAGTTGAGCCGAAGCGACATCGACGGTGCGTTGGGCGTAGTACAGAGGATTTGGCTTATCTAGGCGGCGTGAGGCCAGTTCTCGGGTCAGCTTTGCTGCATCTTTGCCGTGGGCAAGCTCGCGAGAAACCCATGCCCAATCGTTCTCCGAGTTGCTGTGCCTCGATTGTGCATTGCTGGGTGGATTCTCCCGCGCGATCAGCAACGCATTGACAGTGCCGGCTTCTAGCCTGAAATCCTTTGGAGTCCAGACGGAATCGTCCGGGTATTCAACTTCGACTCGGCACGCCGGATCATACTTACGGTTCAGAAATCCAGGGACGCGTAGAACGCGGTTGCAATCGGTGCAAGCGGGATCGCCACCGAAGGCGATAGAGAGCAGTTTGAGCATCTGTTCTTGCCCCGCAAAGTCGAAGCCCTCGACCCGCCAAAGCACCTGATACTTGTTAGGCGATGTTGAGAGAATTGAGGTGGGCGGCGGCACCAGTTCGGATGCCCGAAGCGCAGCGAGGCGCACGTCCCCATCCTCGTCAATATCGAGGTACAAATGCCGGACAGAAGAGATGCACGCTTTGGTGCGCCTCCGGCTGCCAGGCCGCAGCGGGTTCGCCGTGACATAGATGTTGTTGCGGCCATGCTGGTTTTCGTACGAGAGCCATGCCATATAGCGGGTCTCCAAGACACGCTCCACTCGCACGACACGTTGCATCGGAGCCGCGCAATTCTGATTTCTAATCAGGATCGCAACGGTCTCATCGGGGCCAAAACAGCGTCTTAGGAAACCGGCAGCGATTTGACTCATAGTGGCACTTCTCATGAGAAAGATTGTGTTGGGCTTGGGCAGTAGAGAAGCCCGGCGCAGGCCGGGCTTCTCACGTGAGGGAGCGGCCTATGCGGCCGCGTCCTCGTCGGGAGCTTCATCGAACTCTTCCTCTGCGGCAGACCGTTCCGCGCGGTCCAGCTTGAGGATGGATGTCACCCGGATCGTGTCGGTCTTCACGCCCTTGTATTCCGAGTGCTGAATCTTGCCCTCGATCTGGATGTGGGCGCCCTTCTTGAGCTTGCCGGCGAACTCGGCCAACTTGCCGAAGACGATGAGGCTATGCCATTCGGTGCGCTCGTTGTACGTGCCGGTCTCTCTGTCCTTGCGGGACTCCTTGGTTGCAAGGGAGAGCGTGCTGAACTGCTTGTCGTGTTTGCCGGTGCGAACAACTGCATCGCCGCCGAGAAAGCCCATGAGGATTACTTTGTTCAGGTACATAATTGTGTCTCCGTTTTGAGATTCCCGATCTGCTCGGGTCACACCTGGCGAAGCCTAGCGAGTGGGTCCGACTCCCAAGGCCGAAGTTCTGCATTTACGGAGGGTCCGGCACAGCCGGAAACCGTAACCGTAGGCGGCGCAATGCCGGGCCCCTGCGCGCGTTTGTTGCGCGGTTGGGTGGAAGCCGAAGCAGAAGAACAAGCCTGCCGCCGGGCGTCGGATTGACCCCGAAGCAGTGA from Acidisarcina sp. encodes the following:
- a CDS encoding RepB family DNA primase, which gives rise to MRSATMSQIAAGFLRRCFGPDETVAILIRNQNCAAPMQRVVRVERVLETRYMAWLSYENQHGRNNIYVTANPLRPGSRRRTKACISSVRHLYLDIDEDGDVRLAALRASELVPPPTSILSTSPNKYQVLWRVEGFDFAGQEQMLKLLSIAFGGDPACTDCNRVLRVPGFLNRKYDPACRVEVEYPDDSVWTPKDFRLEAGTVNALLIARENPPSNAQSRHSNSENDWAWVSRELAHGKDAAKLTRELASRRLDKPNPLYYAQRTVDVASAQLWIIEGIRFGDVITMLESRRRFELPAAICSARAREIATTAERMIVRRKSA
- the ssb gene encoding single-stranded DNA-binding protein, with the translated sequence MYLNKVILMGFLGGDAVVRTGKHDKQFSTLSLATKESRKDRETGTYNERTEWHSLIVFGKLAEFAGKLKKGAHIQIEGKIQHSEYKGVKTDTIRVTSILKLDRAERSAAEEEFDEAPDEDAAA